In one window of Psychrobacter sp. P2G3 DNA:
- a CDS encoding alpha/beta hydrolase: protein MMFPTENNDTFLLFFHGLDSSCETSKYTCIKREPKTCQTVNYRENFNEVFDTYDTLIQEKIKQYSRVVLAGHSLGAWFANHFAHKYNLRALLIAPCIYPSEFLADRIPELADMKLSFPTYNPKMVKVMVEIDDECLDVAVARRTLVNLPKSWEIDYFERGHHRIARSSDIWYHLVHLCEDPIIWMDEATYHGED from the coding sequence ATGATGTTTCCCACTGAAAATAATGACACATTTTTACTATTCTTTCACGGTCTTGATTCGAGCTGTGAGACCAGTAAGTATACTTGTATTAAACGTGAGCCTAAAACCTGCCAAACCGTCAATTATCGAGAGAACTTTAACGAGGTTTTCGATACTTACGACACATTAATACAAGAAAAAATAAAACAGTATTCGCGAGTGGTCTTGGCAGGGCACTCATTGGGTGCATGGTTTGCCAATCACTTCGCCCATAAATACAATCTGCGTGCGCTATTGATCGCGCCTTGTATCTATCCCAGTGAATTCTTAGCCGATCGCATACCTGAATTAGCTGATATGAAACTGTCGTTCCCGACTTATAACCCTAAGATGGTCAAAGTGATGGTTGAGATTGATGATGAGTGCTTGGATGTGGCTGTTGCCAGACGAACACTGGTCAACTTACCTAAAAGTTGGGAGATAGATTACTTTGAGCGTGGTCATCATCGTATTGCTCGTAGCAGTGATATTTGGTATCACCTAGTCCATCTGTGTGAAGATCCCATTATTTGGATGGATGAGGCGACGTATCATGGGGAAGATTAA